A region from the Takifugu rubripes chromosome 22, fTakRub1.2, whole genome shotgun sequence genome encodes:
- the LOC101079402 gene encoding discoidin domain-containing receptor 2-like isoform X2: MEVTEVHWISRRVVFMLLAVTAQAQVNPETCRYPLGMSGGQIQDEDISASSQWSESTAARFGRLDLDNGDGDGAWCPDIMSEPDALKEYLQVDLRSLHFITLVGTQGRHADGMGNEFAQRYRIKYSRDGSSWVGWHDRKGGQVIEGNKNAYDVVLKDLEPPIIARYVRFMPVTDHSMTVCMRVELYGCEWLDGLMSYSLPDGHLMIYRGLDVYFNDSVYDGAVAERLTKGLGQLTDGTAGLDDFLHSHVYGMWAGYDYVGWSNKSFPKGYVEMIFEFDHVRNFTSMKVHCSNMFSRGVRMFKQASCYFRSGSDWEADPVTFRPNVDRESQTARFVIVPLGDRTASVIKCRFHFGDLWMLFSEVAFQSGSTVYNTSLSPHMQGAPRNTPPGDDPTHKVDDSNTRILIGCLVAIIAILLTIIVIILWRQVWQKMLEKASRRLLDDELTARLAVQTRAFASLHSSLSSDTDSSSNSTYERIFPLCADYQEPSRLIRKLPEFAQFTGQTLVSCASDSAPHYAAADIISLQESSDGGASVTAASMNLFADSSMREFPRDKLSFKEKLGEGQFGEVHLCEAEDMLDFLEEELSVEQNRESPLLVAVKMLREDANKNARNDFLKEIRIMSRLRDPNIVRLLAVCVDTDPLCMITEYMENGDLNQFLCSLRLKEAFEEEKMNVEEKEQKGIVSFSTLISMAVQIASGMKYLSSLNFVHRDLATRNCLVGKNCTIKIADFGMSRNLYRGDYYRIQGRAVLPIRWMSWESILLGKFTMASDVWAFGVTMWEILTLCKDQPYSHLSDEQVIENTGEFFRDQGKQVYLPKPHRCPDRLYNDLMLSCWRRNAKQRPSFQEIHTQLMDSLA; encoded by the exons ATGGAGGTCACAGAGGTTCACTGGATCTCCCGCCGGGTCGTCTTCATGCTGCTGGCCGTTACCGCACAGGCGCAAGTCAACCCAG AAACGTGTCGCTATCCTCTGGGCATGAGCGGCGGGCAGATccaggacgaggacatctcCGCCTCCAGCCAGTGGTCCGAGTCAACGGCTGCGCGATTTGGCAG gCTCGACTTAGACAACGGAGACGGCGACGGGGCCTGGTGCCCTGACATCATGTCGGAGCCGGACGCCCTCAAAGAATACCTCCAGGTGGACCTGCGCTCGCTGCACTTCATCACGCTGGTGGGCACGCAAGGTCGCCATGCCGACGGCATGGGTAATGAGTTTGCCCAGCGCTACAGGATAAAGTACAGCCGGGACGGCAGCAGCTGGGTGGGCTGGCATGACAGGAAAGGAGGGCAG GTCATTGAAGGCAACAAGAACGCGTACGACGTGGTGCTGAAGGACCTGGAGCCCCCCATCATTGCTCGTTACGTCCGCTTCATGCCTGTGACGGACCACTCCATGACGGTGTGCATGCGAGTGGAGCTGTACGGCTGTGAGTGGCTGG ATGGCCTGATGTCCTACAGCCTTCCAGATGGACACCTGATGATCTACAGGGGCCTGGATGTTTACTTCAATGACTCCGTTTATGATGGAGCAGTGGCTGAGAG ACTGACAAAAGGCCTCGGACAGTTGACGGATGGAACCGCAGGTCTGGATGATTTCCTCCACAGTCACGTGTACGGCATGTGGGCTGGGTATGACTATGTGGGCTGGAGCAACAAGAGCTTTCCCAAAGGCTACGTGGAGATGATCTTCGAGTTTGACCACGTCAGGAACTTCACATCCATGAAG GTCCACTGTAGCAACATGTTCAGCAGGGGGGTGAGGATGTTCAAACAGGCCAGCTGCTACTTCCGGTCCGGATCAGATTGGGAGGCCGACCCGGTGACCTTCAGGCCCAACGTTGACCGGGAGAGCCAAACCGCCCGCTTCGTGATTGTGCCCCTCGGCGACCGCACGGCCAGTGTGATCAAGTGTCGATTCCACTTCGGTGACCTTTGGATGCTTTTCAGCGAGGTGGCTTTCCAGTCGG GGTCAACAGTCTATAACACATCTCTCAGTCCTCACATGCAAGGAGCCCCCAGAAACACGCCCCCAG GGGACGATCCTACCCATAAAGTGGACGACAGCAATACAAGGatcctgattggctgcctgGTGGCCATCATTGCCATATTACTGACCATCATAGTCATCATCCTGTGGCGACAGGTCTGGCAAAAGATGCTCGAGAAG GCTTCCCGTCGTCTGCTGGATGATGAACTCACGGCCCGCCTGGCGGTCCAGACCCGGGCCTTTgcctctctccactcctctctgTCGAGCGACACCGATTCATCGTCCAACTCCACCTACGAGCGAATCTTTCCCCTCTGTGCTGACTACCAGGAGCCTTCTCGCCTCATCAGGAAGTTGCCGGAGTTTGCTCAGTTCACCG GCCAGACCCTTGTCTCCTGCGCCTCCGACAGCGCCCCCCACTATGCAGCGGCGGACATCATCAGTCTGCAGGAGTCTTCAGACGGCGGCGCCTCCGTCACAGCAGCCAGCATGAATCTGTTTGCTGATTCTTCCATGAGAGAATTCCCCAGAGACAAACTGAGCTTCAAGGAAAAACTGGGAGAGGGCCAGTTCGGAGAA GTGCACCTATGTGAGGCCGAGGACATGCTGGACttcctggaggaagagctgtcaGTAGAGCAGAACAGAGAGTCTCCCCTGCTGGTTGCTGTGAAGATGCTGAGGGAAGACGCCAACAAGAATGCCAG AAATGACTTCCTGAAGGAGATCAGAATCATGTCTCGCTTGAGGGACCCCAACATTGTGCGTCTGCTGGCGGTGTGCGTGGACACGGACCCTCTTTGCATGATCACCGAGTATATGGAGAATGGAGACCTGAACCAGTTCCTGTGCAGTCTGAGACTGAAAGAGGCCTTTGAAGAAGAGAAGATGaatgtggaggaaaaagagcaGAAGGGTATCGTCAG CTTCTCTACCCTGATCAGCATGGCTGTGCAGATTGCATCAGGTATGAAgtacctctcctctctcaacTTTGTCCACCGTGACCTGGCGACCCGCAACTGCCTGGTGGGCAAGAACTGCACCATAAAGATCGCTGACTTTGGCATGAGTCGAAATCTGTACAGAGGGGACTACTACAGGATCCAGGGCCGGGCCGTGCTGCCCATCCGCTGGATGTCCTGGGAGAGCATCCTCCTG GGAAAGTTCACAATGGCAAGTGATGTGTGGGCGTTTGGAGTGACAATGTGGGAGATTCTGACTCTGTGCAAGGATCAGCCCTACTCTCATCTATCTGACGAGCAAGTGATCGAAAACACAGGCGAGTTCTTCAGGGACCAGGGCAAACAG GTGTACCTGCCAAAGCCTCACAGATGTCCCGACCGGCTCTACAACGATCTCATgttgagctgctggaggaggaacgccaAGCAGAGACCGAGCTTTCAGGAGATTCATACGCAGCTGATGGACAGTCTGGCGTAG
- the LOC101079402 gene encoding discoidin domain-containing receptor 2-like isoform X1, with product MEVTEVHWISRRVVFMLLAVTAQAQVNPETCRYPLGMSGGQIQDEDISASSQWSESTAARFGRLDLDNGDGDGAWCPDIMSEPDALKEYLQVDLRSLHFITLVGTQGRHADGMGNEFAQRYRIKYSRDGSSWVGWHDRKGGQVIEGNKNAYDVVLKDLEPPIIARYVRFMPVTDHSMTVCMRVELYGCEWLDGLMSYSLPDGHLMIYRGLDVYFNDSVYDGAVAERLTKGLGQLTDGTAGLDDFLHSHVYGMWAGYDYVGWSNKSFPKGYVEMIFEFDHVRNFTSMKVHCSNMFSRGVRMFKQASCYFRSGSDWEADPVTFRPNVDRESQTARFVIVPLGDRTASVIKCRFHFGDLWMLFSEVAFQSGSTVYNTSLSPHMQGAPRNTPPGDDPTHKVDDSNTRILIGCLVAIIAILLTIIVIILWRQVWQKMLEKASRRLLDDELTARLAVQTRAFASLHSSLSSDTDSSSNSTYERIFPLCADYQEPSRLIRKLPEFAQFTVPGQTLVSCASDSAPHYAAADIISLQESSDGGASVTAASMNLFADSSMREFPRDKLSFKEKLGEGQFGEVHLCEAEDMLDFLEEELSVEQNRESPLLVAVKMLREDANKNARNDFLKEIRIMSRLRDPNIVRLLAVCVDTDPLCMITEYMENGDLNQFLCSLRLKEAFEEEKMNVEEKEQKGIVSFSTLISMAVQIASGMKYLSSLNFVHRDLATRNCLVGKNCTIKIADFGMSRNLYRGDYYRIQGRAVLPIRWMSWESILLGKFTMASDVWAFGVTMWEILTLCKDQPYSHLSDEQVIENTGEFFRDQGKQVYLPKPHRCPDRLYNDLMLSCWRRNAKQRPSFQEIHTQLMDSLA from the exons ATGGAGGTCACAGAGGTTCACTGGATCTCCCGCCGGGTCGTCTTCATGCTGCTGGCCGTTACCGCACAGGCGCAAGTCAACCCAG AAACGTGTCGCTATCCTCTGGGCATGAGCGGCGGGCAGATccaggacgaggacatctcCGCCTCCAGCCAGTGGTCCGAGTCAACGGCTGCGCGATTTGGCAG gCTCGACTTAGACAACGGAGACGGCGACGGGGCCTGGTGCCCTGACATCATGTCGGAGCCGGACGCCCTCAAAGAATACCTCCAGGTGGACCTGCGCTCGCTGCACTTCATCACGCTGGTGGGCACGCAAGGTCGCCATGCCGACGGCATGGGTAATGAGTTTGCCCAGCGCTACAGGATAAAGTACAGCCGGGACGGCAGCAGCTGGGTGGGCTGGCATGACAGGAAAGGAGGGCAG GTCATTGAAGGCAACAAGAACGCGTACGACGTGGTGCTGAAGGACCTGGAGCCCCCCATCATTGCTCGTTACGTCCGCTTCATGCCTGTGACGGACCACTCCATGACGGTGTGCATGCGAGTGGAGCTGTACGGCTGTGAGTGGCTGG ATGGCCTGATGTCCTACAGCCTTCCAGATGGACACCTGATGATCTACAGGGGCCTGGATGTTTACTTCAATGACTCCGTTTATGATGGAGCAGTGGCTGAGAG ACTGACAAAAGGCCTCGGACAGTTGACGGATGGAACCGCAGGTCTGGATGATTTCCTCCACAGTCACGTGTACGGCATGTGGGCTGGGTATGACTATGTGGGCTGGAGCAACAAGAGCTTTCCCAAAGGCTACGTGGAGATGATCTTCGAGTTTGACCACGTCAGGAACTTCACATCCATGAAG GTCCACTGTAGCAACATGTTCAGCAGGGGGGTGAGGATGTTCAAACAGGCCAGCTGCTACTTCCGGTCCGGATCAGATTGGGAGGCCGACCCGGTGACCTTCAGGCCCAACGTTGACCGGGAGAGCCAAACCGCCCGCTTCGTGATTGTGCCCCTCGGCGACCGCACGGCCAGTGTGATCAAGTGTCGATTCCACTTCGGTGACCTTTGGATGCTTTTCAGCGAGGTGGCTTTCCAGTCGG GGTCAACAGTCTATAACACATCTCTCAGTCCTCACATGCAAGGAGCCCCCAGAAACACGCCCCCAG GGGACGATCCTACCCATAAAGTGGACGACAGCAATACAAGGatcctgattggctgcctgGTGGCCATCATTGCCATATTACTGACCATCATAGTCATCATCCTGTGGCGACAGGTCTGGCAAAAGATGCTCGAGAAG GCTTCCCGTCGTCTGCTGGATGATGAACTCACGGCCCGCCTGGCGGTCCAGACCCGGGCCTTTgcctctctccactcctctctgTCGAGCGACACCGATTCATCGTCCAACTCCACCTACGAGCGAATCTTTCCCCTCTGTGCTGACTACCAGGAGCCTTCTCGCCTCATCAGGAAGTTGCCGGAGTTTGCTCAGTTCACCG TGCCAGGCCAGACCCTTGTCTCCTGCGCCTCCGACAGCGCCCCCCACTATGCAGCGGCGGACATCATCAGTCTGCAGGAGTCTTCAGACGGCGGCGCCTCCGTCACAGCAGCCAGCATGAATCTGTTTGCTGATTCTTCCATGAGAGAATTCCCCAGAGACAAACTGAGCTTCAAGGAAAAACTGGGAGAGGGCCAGTTCGGAGAA GTGCACCTATGTGAGGCCGAGGACATGCTGGACttcctggaggaagagctgtcaGTAGAGCAGAACAGAGAGTCTCCCCTGCTGGTTGCTGTGAAGATGCTGAGGGAAGACGCCAACAAGAATGCCAG AAATGACTTCCTGAAGGAGATCAGAATCATGTCTCGCTTGAGGGACCCCAACATTGTGCGTCTGCTGGCGGTGTGCGTGGACACGGACCCTCTTTGCATGATCACCGAGTATATGGAGAATGGAGACCTGAACCAGTTCCTGTGCAGTCTGAGACTGAAAGAGGCCTTTGAAGAAGAGAAGATGaatgtggaggaaaaagagcaGAAGGGTATCGTCAG CTTCTCTACCCTGATCAGCATGGCTGTGCAGATTGCATCAGGTATGAAgtacctctcctctctcaacTTTGTCCACCGTGACCTGGCGACCCGCAACTGCCTGGTGGGCAAGAACTGCACCATAAAGATCGCTGACTTTGGCATGAGTCGAAATCTGTACAGAGGGGACTACTACAGGATCCAGGGCCGGGCCGTGCTGCCCATCCGCTGGATGTCCTGGGAGAGCATCCTCCTG GGAAAGTTCACAATGGCAAGTGATGTGTGGGCGTTTGGAGTGACAATGTGGGAGATTCTGACTCTGTGCAAGGATCAGCCCTACTCTCATCTATCTGACGAGCAAGTGATCGAAAACACAGGCGAGTTCTTCAGGGACCAGGGCAAACAG GTGTACCTGCCAAAGCCTCACAGATGTCCCGACCGGCTCTACAACGATCTCATgttgagctgctggaggaggaacgccaAGCAGAGACCGAGCTTTCAGGAGATTCATACGCAGCTGATGGACAGTCTGGCGTAG